One Lactobacillus sp. CBA3606 DNA segment encodes these proteins:
- a CDS encoding metal ABC transporter permease, whose amino-acid sequence MFSLAFMRNAYFAGTFIAIICGTIGVFVIARNLSFLTHTLSEIGFAGAAFGIFMGWTALTGMLIFTVISSVIVGQMSVKQSRREASISAISALFIGLGILFLSLSNQTSSYATSILFGSVIGIAQADVIRVAVLSGLVILVMLGLYRPLKFDSFDAIGAKVSGLWTTAISVVFLVLVAMSVSVAAQIVGSLLIFILLTLPAAAARYFVHTVSKMIGLSIVFALIGVWLGLYLSYVTNLPVSFFIASIECLFYFSALGYQRLRVGS is encoded by the coding sequence ATGTTTAGTTTAGCTTTTATGCGGAATGCCTATTTTGCGGGAACGTTTATTGCAATTATTTGTGGCACTATCGGCGTCTTTGTGATTGCCCGTAATTTGTCATTTTTGACGCATACCTTATCCGAGATTGGATTTGCCGGTGCTGCCTTTGGCATTTTTATGGGCTGGACGGCGTTGACTGGGATGCTGATTTTTACGGTCATTAGTTCCGTGATTGTCGGTCAGATGAGTGTGAAGCAGTCACGACGAGAAGCCTCGATTTCAGCTATTTCAGCATTGTTTATTGGCTTAGGGATTTTATTTTTATCGCTATCAAATCAAACGTCGAGTTACGCTACCAGCATCTTGTTCGGTAGTGTGATTGGGATTGCCCAAGCCGATGTGATTCGAGTGGCCGTATTGTCAGGATTGGTTATTCTAGTGATGTTGGGGTTATATCGCCCCTTAAAATTCGATTCTTTCGATGCGATTGGCGCCAAAGTCAGTGGATTGTGGACGACGGCGATTTCAGTGGTTTTCCTTGTCTTAGTTGCCATGAGTGTTAGTGTGGCAGCCCAGATTGTTGGATCTTTGTTAATTTTCATCCTATTAACGTTACCGGCAGCCGCTGCCCGTTACTTTGTGCATACTGTCAGCAAAATGATTGGGTTATCAATTGTTTTTGCACTGATTGGGGTCTGGCTAGGCCTGTATTTGAGTTACGTGACGAATCTACCGGTCAGTTTCTTTATTGCTTCAATCGAGTGTCTTTTTTATTTTTCGGCTTTAGGTTACCAACGATTACGGGTTGGCAGTTAA
- the purR gene encoding pur operon repressor, translating to MKVRRSERLIDMTRYLLERPHTLVSLTYFAARYESAKSSISEDLTILKRTFQMRGTGILETIPGAAGGARFIPYILKEEAQAFIDKMTDLVADKDRVLPGGYIYLSDILGQPEILRQVGRVIATQYLNQKIDAVMTVATKGIPIAQSVATYLNVPFVIVRNDSKITEGSTVSVNYVSGSSERIKKMELSKRSLTEGANVLIVDDFMKGGGTINGMKTLIEEFDANLIGITVFAEAAFTGNRLIDDYTSLLQVTNVNDNEKAIKVIPGNYLEKVFGAEV from the coding sequence ATGAAAGTACGTAGAAGCGAACGTTTAATTGATATGACGCGCTATTTGTTGGAACGACCCCATACATTGGTCTCGTTAACTTATTTTGCAGCGCGTTACGAATCAGCTAAGTCTTCCATTAGTGAAGACTTGACGATTTTGAAACGCACCTTCCAGATGCGCGGTACCGGAATTCTAGAAACGATTCCAGGTGCTGCGGGAGGCGCTCGCTTTATTCCTTATATCTTAAAAGAAGAAGCCCAAGCATTTATTGATAAAATGACGGACTTAGTTGCTGATAAGGATCGGGTTTTACCCGGCGGCTATATTTACTTATCCGATATTTTGGGGCAACCAGAAATTTTGCGGCAAGTGGGTCGAGTGATTGCAACGCAATACTTGAATCAAAAAATTGACGCAGTGATGACGGTAGCCACCAAGGGAATTCCAATTGCCCAGAGTGTGGCAACTTATTTGAACGTGCCTTTCGTGATTGTCCGCAACGATTCTAAAATTACTGAAGGCTCTACGGTTAGTGTGAACTATGTTTCCGGTTCTTCTGAACGCATTAAAAAAATGGAATTATCGAAACGTAGTTTAACCGAAGGCGCCAATGTTTTAATTGTGGATGACTTTATGAAGGGCGGCGGCACCATTAACGGGATGAAGACGTTAATTGAAGAATTTGATGCTAATTTAATTGGGATTACCGTCTTTGCCGAAGCCGCCTTTACAGGTAACCGATTGATTGATGACTATACGTCATTGCTACAGGTCACTAATGTCAACGATAATGAAAAAGCAATCAAAGTTATTCCTGGTAATTATTTAGAGAAGGTTTTTGGGGCGGAAGTCTAA
- the glmU gene encoding bifunctional UDP-N-acetylglucosamine diphosphorylase/glucosamine-1-phosphate N-acetyltransferase GlmU codes for MTTKNAIIMAAGKGTRMKSKLVKVLHQVCGKAMVDHVLTQVEATSMNKIVTIVGHGAKDVEAALGDRTYYAEQTAQLGTGHAVLQAEDLLRDADGMTLIVSGDTPLFRAETFQELFEYHQAKKAAGTVLTSEAPDPQGYGRVVRNHLGIVEKIVEQKDATKAEQAIHEINTGVYCFDNRKLFAALHQVTDDNAQGEYYLTDVIQIMKAQGDIVAAYRMSDFDESMGVNTRAALAQATKVMQKRINTAHMANGVSIIDPAATYIDAGVKIGADTVVEPGVLIKGQTTIGSDCFIGAHSEIHDMTIEDRVTVTSSFLEDSIMHADSNIGPYSHLRPQAEIGEHVHLGNFVEVKKAQIGARTKVGHLTYVGDATLGKDINVGCGVVFINYDGVNKHHTNVGDAAFIGSNSNVIAPVEVADHSFIAAGSTITDDVNFHDMAIARARQTNKPDYWKKLPHEPENN; via the coding sequence ATGACAACCAAAAATGCAATCATCATGGCCGCTGGTAAAGGGACCCGGATGAAATCCAAGTTAGTCAAAGTGCTTCATCAAGTTTGTGGTAAGGCGATGGTTGACCACGTGTTGACCCAAGTTGAAGCTACTTCGATGAATAAGATTGTGACCATTGTGGGTCATGGTGCTAAAGACGTGGAGGCGGCTTTAGGTGACCGGACCTATTATGCGGAACAAACAGCCCAACTAGGAACTGGCCATGCCGTCCTACAAGCTGAAGATTTATTACGTGACGCTGACGGGATGACCTTAATTGTGAGTGGGGATACGCCGTTATTCCGGGCTGAAACTTTCCAAGAATTGTTTGAATACCATCAAGCAAAGAAAGCCGCTGGGACCGTATTGACCTCAGAAGCGCCTGACCCACAAGGCTATGGGCGAGTTGTTCGCAATCATTTAGGTATTGTTGAAAAGATCGTTGAACAAAAAGATGCGACTAAAGCCGAACAAGCGATTCATGAAATCAATACTGGTGTTTACTGTTTTGATAACCGGAAATTATTTGCAGCATTACATCAAGTGACCGATGATAACGCACAAGGTGAATATTATTTAACTGATGTGATTCAGATTATGAAGGCCCAAGGCGATATTGTCGCCGCTTACCGGATGAGTGATTTTGATGAATCCATGGGTGTTAATACGCGCGCAGCATTGGCTCAAGCCACGAAGGTTATGCAAAAACGAATTAATACCGCTCATATGGCTAATGGGGTGTCAATTATTGATCCCGCAGCGACGTATATTGATGCTGGTGTTAAAATTGGGGCCGATACAGTTGTGGAACCGGGGGTTTTAATTAAAGGCCAGACGACGATTGGTTCAGATTGCTTTATTGGCGCACATTCAGAAATTCATGATATGACAATTGAAGACCGAGTGACCGTTACGTCGTCATTCTTAGAAGATTCCATCATGCATGCGGATAGCAATATTGGCCCTTATAGTCATTTGCGACCACAAGCTGAGATTGGGGAACATGTCCACTTAGGTAACTTTGTGGAAGTGAAGAAAGCCCAAATTGGCGCGCGGACAAAGGTCGGTCACTTAACTTATGTTGGTGATGCGACTTTAGGCAAGGATATTAACGTGGGTTGTGGTGTTGTCTTTATCAATTATGATGGGGTCAATAAACATCATACTAACGTTGGTGATGCGGCCTTCATCGGGAGCAATTCCAATGTCATCGCACCAGTTGAAGTTGCTGATCATTCCTTTATTGCTGCGGGTTCGACGATTACGGATGATGTTAATTTCCACGATATGGCGATTGCACGTGCCCGTCAAACCAATAAACCAGACTATTGGAAAAAATTACCACATGAGCCAGAAAATAATTAG
- a CDS encoding helix-turn-helix domain-containing protein, whose translation MITLGLTVKQIRLDKGFSQKEIYSGIVSRSFATRFEHGQHDIAATKLFAILDNLGVSVDEYRFIAQHYQSSPLDQALLITTQAYYDQNFTFLTNWVRDHQHSPKAYERLVASYTSIRLIAFDHRQMPLTTAIQPAYQHLRQTKTWTVQELKLANLLPALVASDAGIAALADFTLKMVQNCHRYQTTLGDPFHVLTALIDYYGAVLQTYLNWREFDYARALAPKFQALEPTRLTWDGRLGRQFWLAIWALYFGDAIAGQATLKKLMAVERLHQPIIDTNLRTIIHVRQLEAQAYRAGKLN comes from the coding sequence ATGATAACTCTCGGTCTAACCGTCAAACAAATTCGTTTAGATAAGGGCTTTTCTCAAAAAGAAATCTATTCAGGCATCGTCTCACGATCTTTTGCAACCCGATTTGAACATGGACAGCATGATATTGCAGCGACGAAACTCTTCGCCATTCTAGATAATTTAGGCGTCTCAGTTGACGAATACCGGTTTATTGCCCAACACTATCAGTCTTCACCACTCGATCAAGCTTTGTTAATCACCACTCAGGCTTATTATGACCAAAACTTTACTTTTTTAACTAATTGGGTACGTGATCATCAACATAGTCCTAAAGCTTATGAACGCCTGGTTGCTAGCTATACAAGTATCCGTTTAATTGCCTTTGATCATCGACAAATGCCTCTCACTACTGCGATCCAACCGGCCTATCAACACTTACGTCAAACCAAGACTTGGACGGTGCAAGAATTAAAATTAGCCAACTTGCTCCCCGCCTTGGTCGCAAGTGACGCCGGCATTGCCGCGCTAGCTGACTTTACGCTTAAAATGGTACAAAATTGCCACCGGTATCAAACAACCTTGGGGGATCCATTCCACGTTTTGACTGCTCTAATTGACTACTATGGGGCTGTGTTACAAACTTACCTTAACTGGCGCGAATTTGATTATGCTCGTGCTTTGGCACCTAAATTTCAAGCACTCGAACCGACCCGCTTAACCTGGGATGGCCGCCTCGGTCGTCAATTTTGGTTAGCCATCTGGGCCCTTTATTTTGGCGACGCAATTGCTGGTCAGGCAACACTCAAAAAACTCATGGCGGTCGAACGACTACACCAGCCGATTATTGATACGAATTTACGGACAATTATTCACGTACGCCAGCTTGAAGCCCAAGCCTACCGAGCAGGCAAGCTGAATTAA
- a CDS encoding MFS transporter has product MFNIILLTYAKSFTQPKLLVSIVSIATVLPSAFGVLAGRAADQTKRKPRLMIQTKLVQAGLYLVLAQMINQHTVWIFYVVVAINVSSDTLGNYGSSLFTLVLQARIAASDRQQALGLNQSVGTLVQPIGQACGVAVLAATHNYALAGDLNAIAFLLAAVCLQLGHATIKMPVTSQLPAPHSQPPVWPALQPVLREVMQLSAISGLGLVMGCNLLANGLTATLNLFFIDRANQLPVSYSVALLLVDLGFVGGTIVGGLTKKTWLDRLSIQQLIISIAGCLAGEFLVLLIYPHLGAILLGTFSLACLTGKLDPKFFALMMVKADSQQLGAIFGLISTAVMLATPIGSLGFVLSYNIGGATPTFAVGLMLALGLLGWLQLAKR; this is encoded by the coding sequence TTGTTTAATATTATTTTGTTAACCTATGCCAAGAGTTTTACGCAGCCCAAACTATTGGTTTCAATCGTGTCCATAGCAACCGTTTTACCGAGTGCTTTTGGTGTTCTGGCCGGTCGAGCGGCGGATCAGACTAAGCGGAAACCGCGGTTGATGATTCAGACCAAGTTAGTGCAAGCGGGCTTGTATTTAGTGCTAGCACAGATGATTAATCAGCATACCGTTTGGATTTTTTACGTGGTCGTCGCCATTAACGTGAGTTCTGATACGCTTGGTAATTACGGTAGTAGCTTGTTTACCCTAGTGTTGCAGGCCCGCATCGCAGCTAGCGACCGACAACAAGCGTTAGGTCTGAATCAGAGTGTCGGGACATTGGTTCAACCGATTGGGCAAGCGTGCGGGGTCGCTGTATTGGCAGCAACGCATAACTATGCATTGGCGGGCGACTTGAATGCCATTGCCTTTTTATTGGCGGCGGTCTGCCTGCAACTCGGTCATGCCACAATCAAAATGCCTGTGACTAGCCAATTGCCAGCACCACACTCACAGCCGCCGGTATGGCCGGCTTTGCAGCCAGTATTACGTGAAGTGATGCAACTATCGGCAATTAGCGGATTAGGACTTGTGATGGGGTGTAACCTGTTGGCTAACGGATTAACCGCCACGTTGAATCTATTCTTTATTGATCGCGCTAATCAGTTACCGGTCAGCTATAGTGTTGCCCTGCTATTAGTGGATTTGGGCTTTGTTGGCGGAACGATAGTTGGTGGTCTGACAAAAAAAACTTGGTTAGATCGACTCAGTATACAGCAACTCATCATCAGCATTGCTGGCTGCTTGGCCGGCGAGTTTCTCGTGCTACTGATATATCCCCATTTGGGGGCGATTTTGTTAGGCACCTTTAGTTTGGCCTGTTTGACTGGTAAGTTGGATCCTAAGTTTTTTGCTTTGATGATGGTCAAAGCCGATTCGCAACAATTAGGTGCAATTTTTGGCCTAATTAGCACGGCCGTCATGTTGGCAACACCAATCGGTAGCTTGGGATTTGTTTTAAGCTATAATATCGGCGGGGCCACACCGACTTTTGCGGTCGGACTGATGCTAGCATTAG